A window of the Oryza brachyantha chromosome 5, ObraRS2, whole genome shotgun sequence genome harbors these coding sequences:
- the LOC102705722 gene encoding 60S ribosomal protein L15, whose amino-acid sequence MGAYKYVSELWRRKQSDVMRFVQRVRCWEYRQQPAIVRLTRPTRPDKARRLGYKAKQGYVVYRVRVRRGGRKRPVPKGIVYGKPKHQGITQLKFQRNKRSVAEERAGRKLGGLRVLNSYWVNEDSTYKYFEIILVDVAHSAIRNDPRINWLCKPVHKHRELRGLTSAGKKYRGLRGKGHTHHKARPSRRATWKRNQTVSLRRYR is encoded by the exons aTGG GGGCCTACAAGTACGTGTCGGAGCTATGGAGGAGGAAGCAGTCGGACGTGATGCGGTTCGTGCAGCGCGTGCGCTGCTGGGAGTACCGCCAGCAGCCGGCCATCGTGCGCCTCACCCGTCCCACCCGCCCCGACAAGGCCCGCCGCCTCGGCTACAAGGCCAAGCAG GGCTATGTGGTTTACCGTGTCCGGGTCAGGCGTGGTGGCAGGAAGAGGCCAGTACCCAAGGGTATTGTCTATGGCAAGCCCAAGCACCAGGGTATTACACAGCTCAAGTTCCAGAGGAACAAGAGGTCAGTTGCTGAGGAGAGAGCTGGACGCAAGCTGGGTGGACTAAGGGTGCTCAACTCCTACTGGGTGAATGAG GATTCAACCTACAAGTACTTTGAGATCATCCTTGTGGATGTTGCTCACAGCGCTATCCGCAATGATCCAAGGATCAACTGGCTGTGCAAGCCTGTGCACAAGCACCGTGAGCTCCGTGGTCTCACCTCTGCTGGCAAGAAGTACCGTGGTCTGCGCGGCAAAGGCCATACTCACCACAAGGCCAGACCTTCCCGCAGGGCCACCTGGAAGCGCAACCAGACTGTCTCTCTTCGTCGCTACCGTTAG
- the LOC107304311 gene encoding pentatricopeptide repeat-containing protein At4g38150-like codes for MAMVAATHCLLRPTCSASRLSMRRLLSSKSSPPPHHSSNTNSPVAFDWSDDDDNPSPPTTETKCPNLPPPYDPFSKKPVVAEPSDPTNLQEIFHRMRTVGLTDYAIKMFDGLSTDGLTHEALELFTVIKDKGVMPDVVAHTAVLEAYANAGPAHWRDAMRTYDRMLASGVAPNAYTLTVLVKGLAASNQFMEAGKYIVEMLDRRMRPNAATYLAVFEAYVRMEKVEEGRVLLETMKSKGFTPSEEAVRSGTVKRGHVFKAIMNMLFDK; via the coding sequence ATGGCCATGGTCGCTGCCACCCACTGCCTGCTCCGCCCCACCTGCTCTGCTTCCAGATTAAGCATGAgacgcctcctctcctccaaaTCTTCACCACCTCCCCACCACAGTTCCAACACCAACTCTCCTGTTGCCTTCGACTGGTCCGATGATGATGACAACCCCTCCCCACCAACAACGGAAACCAAGTGCCCTAATCTCCCGCCGCCTTATGACCCTTTCAGCAAGAAGCCTGTGGTGGCGGAGCCATCTGACCCCACGAATCTCCAGGAGATCTTCCATCGGATGCGGACTGTGGGCCTCACTGACTACGCCATCAAGATGTTCGACGGATTGTCCACGGATGGGCTCACCCATGAGGCACTGGAGCTCTTCACAGTCATCAAGGACAAGGGTGTCATGCCTGACGTAGTCGCGCACACCGCCGTCCTTGAGGCCTATGCCAATGCTGGTCCTGCCCATTGGCGCGACGCCATGCGCACCTATGATCGTATGCTTGCGTCTGGGGTTGCACCGAACGCATATACGCTCACTGTTCTGGTTAAGGGGCTCGCAGCAAGCAATCAGTTCATGGAGGCTGGCAAGTACATAGTCGAAATGCTTGATCGCAGAATGCGGCCAAATGCAGCAACATACCTTGCTGTGTTTGAGGCGTACGTTAGGATGGAGAAGGTGGAAGAAGGCAGAGTTCTTCTGGAAACAATGAAGAGTAAGGGGTTCACCCCAAGTGAGGAGGCTGTGCGAAGTGGCACAGTAAAACGAGGGCATGTGTTCAAGGCCATCATGAACATGCTCTTTGACAAGTGA